One Onthophagus taurus isolate NC chromosome 11, IU_Otau_3.0, whole genome shotgun sequence genomic window carries:
- the LOC111415659 gene encoding uncharacterized protein, with product MESFTKEDQEIAQKLMDFYTDLVENHIDFLSYSLSDRVILDWFGKTIKGERNIALHLKDNTKFVHLLENLQPVFKIGHRDTHIVDVSKKQKSLTLNDSSSLVNADEKTPPKTDAGSSHIFEQGQGDGLHNCELPVSPIKKFKKSNSVEEVVKIEDEDDMINCEECAPIRFVQADGFIEFRKKSAKKLQRETKWKRPCKLEIAYSVVGDKDFTIHLIIYSNEMKCKRNLLKDFESIEDE from the coding sequence atggAATCATTTACAAAGGAAGATCAAGAAATCgcacaaaaattaatggatTTCTACACCGATTTAGTAGAAAACCACATCGATTTTCTATCATACTCGTTATCGGATCGAGTGATTTTAGATTGGTTCGGAAAAACGATTAAAGGCGAACGAAATATAGCCCTCCACTTAAAAGACAACACAAAATTCGTACACTTGCTTGAAAATTTACAACCAGTATTCAAAATCGGTCATCGAGACACTCACATTGTCgatgtttcaaaaaaacaaaaatctttaaCTTTAAATGACTCATCCTCGTTAGTTAACGCCGACGAGAAAACTCCGCCAAAAACCGATGCTGGTTCTAGTCATATTTTCGAACAAGGACAAGGTGATGGTTTACACAATTGCGAATTGCCGGTTTCTCcgataaagaaatttaaaaaatcgaatagtGTGGAGGAAGTTGTTAAAATCGAAGATGAAGATGATATGATAAATTGCGAGGAGTGTGCCCCGATCAGATTTGTTCAAGCCGATGGGTTTATTGAATTTCGTAAAAAAAGTGCGAAAAAATTGCAAAGAGAAACCAAGTGGAAACGACCCTGCAAATTGGAAATAGCTTACTCggttgttggagataaagactTTACAATTCATTTGATTATTTATAGTAATGAAATGAAATGCaaaagaaatttgttaaaagattttgaaaGTATCGAAGACgagtga